A window from Ureaplasma parvum serovar 3 str. ATCC 27815 encodes these proteins:
- a CDS encoding type 2 periplasmic-binding domain-containing protein: protein MKINKKLLKIFAGITSLLVFIPIITACSQKSKLVVGNFDSYMDPDVANEQAKRFRKNNLSYSFYDNNEILSSLIKAKISDVQVASAYEVAKLAKNGLIKKINWAKFNLKDENNQTITSIEGLKKIFTKQVWAISNAYSSYLGDLDKDGKNDQLLEYMIPYFYQDLIFAYRGKKIPNLDDNKKDVYWSDVFKELTRNDGTPNRFLYEQKANLGFGVDKRTPITIAKNKTKIIAIDDARTIYDIAKIMQLEGDNKNNIIKIINHEILGIDNSISQILHILKNPNIKEDIKEENIKKLKRLQKQLEDRQKELKTNVFLPDSSSVSYIEDKLNNISNMFKNLHPNSMYLKANSNDVLNDLAMANVAGAIAYSGDIAFAANGGEYTTEADSNYANMKPTSDNFHVVRPKDTMSVLDGFTISNSINKQNEQAAYEYLNELCFAGLNEKNTDGESKILDYGLKIHRNKTPKEIADYENSLDDQNEVGDVLEDSGYLYTPMRNFDYVQYSPTLNTIADYVLDENNGFYGKTGFESDLLRQKMVEIFEIDTKYKTKKERQRKHKYISLLNEIINHIYNTYQKDKKFIFNPTLINDIYEQKPIKNLIYECLNNLNIKIESHVFNNYLLLKLEAIFNNINEEVEEHAALNATLRKIFNVRLNINTLEFPTNDLSISNLKLAYLAFREKI from the coding sequence ATGAAAATTAATAAAAAATTATTAAAAATTTTTGCTGGAATTACTAGTTTGTTAGTTTTTATACCTATAATTACAGCTTGTAGTCAAAAATCAAAACTTGTAGTTGGTAATTTTGATTCTTATATGGATCCAGATGTTGCTAATGAGCAAGCAAAACGATTTCGTAAAAATAATTTATCATATAGTTTTTATGATAATAATGAAATTTTAAGTTCATTAATTAAAGCAAAAATTTCAGATGTACAAGTTGCTTCAGCATATGAAGTAGCTAAATTAGCAAAAAATGGATTAATTAAGAAAATTAATTGAGCAAAATTTAATTTGAAAGATGAAAATAACCAAACAATTACTTCAATTGAAGGTTTAAAAAAAATTTTCACAAAGCAAGTTTGAGCAATTTCAAATGCTTATTCATCATATTTAGGAGATTTAGATAAGGATGGTAAAAATGACCAATTATTAGAATATATGATTCCTTATTTTTACCAAGATTTAATTTTTGCTTATCGTGGTAAAAAAATTCCTAATTTGGATGATAATAAAAAAGATGTTTATTGAAGTGATGTTTTTAAAGAATTAACACGTAATGATGGCACACCCAATCGTTTTTTATATGAACAAAAAGCTAATTTAGGATTTGGTGTAGATAAAAGAACTCCGATTACAATTGCTAAAAATAAAACAAAAATTATAGCTATTGATGATGCGAGAACAATTTATGATATTGCTAAAATTATGCAATTAGAAGGGGATAATAAAAATAACATTATTAAAATTATTAATCATGAAATTCTAGGAATTGATAATAGTATTAGTCAAATTTTACATATTTTAAAAAATCCGAATATAAAAGAAGATATTAAAGAAGAAAATATTAAAAAATTAAAGCGTTTGCAAAAACAATTAGAAGATAGACAAAAAGAATTAAAAACGAATGTGTTCTTACCAGATAGTAGTAGTGTATCTTATATTGAAGATAAATTAAACAATATTAGTAATATGTTTAAAAATCTACATCCTAACTCTATGTATTTAAAAGCAAATTCAAACGATGTATTAAATGATTTAGCAATGGCTAATGTTGCTGGAGCAATTGCTTATAGTGGCGATATTGCTTTTGCTGCTAATGGGGGCGAGTATACAACTGAAGCTGATTCAAATTATGCAAACATGAAGCCAACATCAGATAATTTTCATGTTGTACGACCTAAAGATACGATGAGTGTTTTAGATGGTTTTACAATTAGTAACTCAATTAATAAACAAAACGAACAAGCAGCCTATGAATATTTAAATGAATTATGTTTTGCTGGTCTTAATGAAAAAAACACAGATGGAGAATCTAAAATTTTAGACTATGGTTTGAAAATTCATCGTAATAAAACACCAAAAGAAATTGCTGATTACGAAAATAGTTTAGATGATCAAAATGAAGTTGGTGACGTTTTAGAAGATAGTGGATATTTGTATACGCCAATGCGTAATTTTGATTATGTTCAATATTCGCCAACACTAAATACAATTGCTGATTATGTTTTAGATGAAAACAATGGATTTTATGGAAAAACTGGTTTTGAAAGTGATTTATTAAGACAAAAAATGGTTGAAATCTTTGAAATTGATACAAAATATAAAACAAAAAAAGAGCGCCAACGTAAACATAAATATATTTCATTATTAAATGAAATTATTAATCACATTTATAATACTTATCAAAAAGATAAAAAATTTATTTTTAATCCTACGTTAATTAATGATATATACGAACAAAAACCGATTAAAAATTTAATATATGAGTGTTTAAATAATTTAAATATTAAAATTGAATCACATGTTTTTAATAATTATCTTTTATTAAAATTAGAAGCTATTTTTAATAACATCAATGAAGAGGTTGAAGAACACGCTGCTTTAAACGCGACATTAAGAAAAATTTTTAATGTTCGTTTAAATATTAATACTTTAGAATTTCCCACAAATGATTTATCAATTTCTAATTTAAAATTAGCATACCTTGCCTTCCGTGAAAAGATTTAA
- a CDS encoding pseudouridine synthase: MNLKEIKIKINDANQRLDRFLLKNFPNLSRIAVYKIIRTKDVKVNHKKVDHNYLLKENDVVSIYAKENFLEKKVDLSFANAKDELDIIYEDKNILVVHKPIGLIVHEDNRYKNDTLQNRIKKYLVKKDEYHPFDESAFVPSLCHRLDLNTSGLIVAAKTANALRVITEMFKNNDVIRIYKCLTYNQLPKNNDVIYNFMYKADDNTMIVQNFKTKFNKTAITKYTYIDKYKKYFIYDIELLTGRTHQIRAVLNFLHAPIVGEQKYITKDIDKNQNYMYQCLVSYKIKFINLKKYQCEELNYLENKEFRIKNIWFLK, encoded by the coding sequence ATGAATTTAAAAGAAATTAAAATTAAAATTAACGATGCCAATCAACGTTTAGATCGTTTTTTATTAAAAAATTTTCCTAATTTATCAAGAATTGCTGTTTATAAAATAATTAGAACAAAAGATGTTAAAGTTAATCATAAGAAAGTTGATCATAATTATTTATTAAAAGAAAATGATGTTGTTAGTATTTATGCTAAGGAGAATTTTTTAGAAAAAAAAGTTGACTTATCTTTTGCTAATGCTAAAGATGAATTAGATATTATATATGAAGATAAAAATATTTTAGTTGTTCACAAACCGATTGGTTTAATTGTTCATGAAGATAATAGATATAAAAATGACACTTTACAAAATAGAATTAAGAAATATTTAGTTAAAAAGGATGAATATCATCCTTTTGATGAAAGTGCTTTTGTTCCTAGCTTATGTCATCGTTTAGATTTAAATACAAGTGGATTAATTGTTGCAGCTAAAACTGCAAATGCTTTAAGAGTAATTACTGAAATGTTTAAAAATAATGATGTGATTCGAATTTATAAATGTTTAACATACAATCAATTACCTAAAAATAATGATGTTATTTATAATTTCATGTATAAAGCTGATGATAACACAATGATTGTACAAAATTTTAAAACAAAATTTAATAAAACAGCAATTACCAAATATACATATATAGATAAGTATAAAAAATATTTTATTTATGACATTGAACTATTAACTGGAAGAACCCACCAAATACGAGCAGTTTTAAATTTTTTGCATGCACCAATTGTTGGTGAACAAAAATACATCACTAAAGATATTGATAAGAATCAAAATTATATGTATCAATGTTTAGTATCATATAAGATCAAATTTATTAATTTAAAGAAATATCAATGTGAAGAATTAAATTATTTAGAGAATAAAGAATTTAGAATAAAAAATATTTGATTTTTAAAATAA
- a CDS encoding suppressor of fused domain protein has translation MNYKYSAEEKQIIYNYILREYGQVDHIIFLSNEHIRVPIEYDILVIKKQNLQILMTFGLGAFKSHNHEENTQERAEIFLELPVDWDFNKHENMWPVHFLINIVKYSYSNHLTLKWLQTFINPSYFNKSNKIAGFLDLSWYGENSLECKINNDFFVSFYQILIIDDEELFYAKTNGIRALSKFFDDGKSRIVDLNRKSFVK, from the coding sequence ATGAATTATAAATATAGTGCTGAAGAAAAACAAATTATTTATAACTATATTTTAAGAGAATATGGGCAAGTGGACCACATTATATTTTTATCAAATGAACATATACGTGTTCCGATTGAATATGATATTTTAGTTATTAAAAAACAAAACTTACAAATATTAATGACTTTTGGACTAGGTGCTTTTAAATCACATAATCACGAAGAAAATACGCAAGAGCGTGCTGAGATTTTTTTAGAATTACCTGTTGATTGAGATTTTAATAAACATGAAAACATGTGACCAGTTCATTTTTTAATTAATATCGTTAAATATTCTTATTCAAATCATTTAACACTAAAATGATTACAAACCTTCATTAATCCCTCTTATTTTAATAAATCAAATAAAATTGCTGGGTTTTTAGATTTATCTTGATATGGCGAGAATTCTTTAGAGTGTAAAATTAATAATGATTTTTTTGTAAGTTTTTATCAAATTTTAATTATTGATGATGAAGAATTATTCTATGCAAAAACAAATGGAATTCGTGCTTTAAGTAAATTCTTTGATGATGGTAAATCAAGAATTGTTGATTTAAATCGAAAATCATTTGTTAAATAA
- a CDS encoding exonuclease domain-containing protein translates to MKICDNISEINDDQDLVFIDIEATDSKGEQRIIQFSGYRLNIKKNKIFNFNKKFNPEQEINSRIKTLLNFNKNFNNIEQMPKLDKQAAREIYCFVKNAIVITFTDFDIKKMHELFTYYNFDFEKIVYFDVYKFFEKKLQTKSVPSLFSLGILSGIKINFFKLHNALYDAFILKEIFMCIRHKTNEELYEMYRYYEFLPKIISSSYFVTNEQEKNRGIIKKEIKYVMYIKEFDFSNKFNLDFVVYKKDHHFYSKPIYDSSLELQTISSLTSKSNFMKVKLANIFFNYLSKSAVFSIKKLSIKQSEKFLKFYKTQTNKRKVIKVLNLNLKKEIKPENFVIKAQIICEILFKNPIIHHFVHEYLKIFQNIFSQEEKDN, encoded by the coding sequence ATGAAAATATGTGATAATATTAGTGAAATAAATGATGATCAGGATTTAGTCTTTATTGATATTGAAGCAACAGATAGTAAGGGCGAACAACGAATTATTCAGTTTAGCGGATACCGTTTAAATATTAAAAAAAATAAAATTTTTAATTTTAATAAAAAATTCAATCCTGAACAAGAAATTAATTCACGTATTAAAACCTTGCTGAACTTTAATAAAAATTTTAATAATATTGAACAAATGCCAAAATTAGATAAGCAAGCAGCAAGAGAAATTTATTGTTTTGTTAAAAATGCGATTGTCATTACTTTCACAGATTTTGATATTAAAAAAATGCACGAGCTTTTTACATATTATAATTTCGATTTTGAAAAAATCGTTTATTTTGATGTTTATAAGTTTTTTGAAAAAAAATTACAAACTAAATCAGTTCCTAGTTTATTTTCATTAGGAATTCTAAGTGGAATTAAAATTAATTTTTTCAAATTACATAATGCGCTATATGATGCTTTTATTTTAAAAGAAATTTTTATGTGTATTCGTCATAAAACGAACGAAGAATTATATGAAATGTATCGTTATTATGAATTTTTGCCAAAAATTATTTCTTCTTCATATTTTGTTACTAATGAACAAGAAAAAAACAGGGGAATTATTAAAAAAGAAATTAAGTATGTAATGTATATTAAAGAATTTGATTTCTCAAATAAATTTAATTTAGACTTTGTTGTTTATAAAAAAGATCATCATTTTTATTCAAAACCAATTTATGATAGTAGTTTAGAATTGCAAACAATTTCTTCACTAACTTCCAAATCTAATTTTATGAAAGTTAAATTAGCAAACATCTTTTTTAATTATTTAAGTAAAAGTGCTGTTTTTAGTATAAAAAAACTATCAATAAAACAAAGTGAAAAATTCTTAAAATTTTATAAAACACAGACTAATAAAAGAAAGGTTATTAAAGTTTTAAATTTAAATCTTAAAAAAGAAATTAAACCTGAGAATTTTGTCATAAAAGCTCAAATAATTTGTGAAATACTTTTTAAAAACCCAATAATTCATCATTTTGTACATGAATATTTAAAAATTTTTCAAAATATATTTTCTCAAGAAGAAAAAGATAATTAA